In Shinella sp. XGS7, a single genomic region encodes these proteins:
- the glyS gene encoding glycine--tRNA ligase subunit beta, translated as MTSDTHNLLVELFVEELPPKALKKLGDSFAGVLAESLRAQGLATAESQATAYASPRRLALHLSGVAAKAADRSETKKLVPVSVGLDASGQPTQALIKKLASLGLGAEQAAQAYREMDGKAEALFIQTTVAGATLAEGLQKALEESLAKLPIPKVMSYQLADGWSDVKFVRPAHGLVALHGREIVPVGVLGLNAGRETRGHRFEAAVERLVIESADSYAAQLREQGAVIASFAERRAEIVAQLNAAAAQQGLKPIEDEALLDEVCALVERPNVLSCQFEPEFLAVPQECLILTMKANQKYFPLLDAAGKLTNQFLVVSNIRPADASAVTGGNERVVRPRLSDAKFFFDQDRKKSLADRVGGLAKVVYHGKLGSQGERVERVRAIATAIVAQLGGSATLAAEVDSAARLAKADLLTDMVGEFPELQGIMGGYYARHDGLSEAVAFAIEDHYKPRFAGDELPRNEAGLVVALADKLETLVGLFGIGQLPTGDKDPFALRRHALGVVRMLSERAPGLALDALINAALPAFGPLIQDPSAPLADFVFDRLAGSLREQGYSAQEVDAVLALRPQRLAEVGQRLAAVRAFAALPEAASLAAANKRIGNILKKVETPVEAKVDEALLQEAAEQHLATALRNVQPLADGLFHRAEYAASLRELAALKGPVDAFFDGVMVNAEDPALRANRLGLLKTLHEAMNRVADLARLAA; from the coding sequence ATGACCAGCGACACCCACAACCTGCTCGTCGAACTCTTCGTCGAGGAACTGCCCCCCAAGGCGCTGAAGAAGCTGGGCGACAGCTTTGCCGGCGTGCTGGCCGAGAGCCTGCGCGCCCAGGGTCTGGCCACGGCCGAATCCCAGGCCACGGCCTACGCCTCGCCGCGCCGCCTGGCCCTGCATCTGAGCGGCGTGGCCGCCAAGGCCGCCGACCGCAGCGAGACCAAGAAGCTGGTGCCCGTGAGCGTGGGCCTGGACGCGAGCGGCCAACCCACCCAGGCCCTGATCAAGAAGCTGGCCTCCCTGGGCCTGGGCGCCGAGCAGGCCGCCCAGGCTTATCGCGAGATGGACGGCAAGGCCGAGGCCCTGTTCATCCAGACCACGGTGGCCGGCGCCACCCTGGCCGAGGGCCTGCAGAAGGCCCTGGAAGAGAGCCTGGCCAAGCTGCCCATTCCCAAGGTCATGAGCTACCAGCTGGCCGACGGCTGGAGCGATGTGAAGTTCGTGCGCCCGGCCCATGGCCTGGTGGCCCTGCATGGCCGCGAGATCGTGCCGGTGGGCGTGCTGGGACTGAACGCCGGCCGCGAGACCCGCGGCCACCGCTTCGAGGCTGCCGTGGAGCGCCTGGTGATCGAGTCGGCCGACAGCTATGCCGCCCAGCTGCGTGAGCAGGGCGCCGTCATCGCCAGCTTTGCCGAGCGCCGCGCCGAGATCGTGGCCCAGCTCAACGCGGCCGCGGCCCAGCAAGGCCTCAAGCCCATCGAGGACGAGGCCCTGCTGGACGAGGTCTGCGCCCTGGTGGAGCGGCCCAATGTGCTGAGCTGCCAGTTCGAGCCCGAGTTCCTGGCCGTGCCGCAGGAGTGCCTCATCCTCACGATGAAGGCCAACCAGAAGTACTTCCCCCTGCTGGACGCGGCCGGCAAGCTCACCAACCAGTTCCTGGTGGTGTCCAACATCCGCCCGGCGGACGCCAGCGCGGTGACCGGCGGCAATGAGCGCGTGGTGCGTCCGCGCCTGTCGGATGCCAAGTTCTTCTTCGACCAGGACCGCAAGAAGAGCCTGGCCGATCGCGTGGGCGGTCTGGCCAAGGTGGTCTACCACGGCAAGCTGGGCAGCCAGGGCGAGCGCGTGGAGCGCGTGCGCGCCATCGCCACCGCCATCGTGGCCCAGCTGGGTGGCTCGGCCACCCTGGCCGCCGAGGTGGACAGCGCGGCCCGCCTGGCCAAGGCCGATCTGCTCACCGATATGGTGGGCGAGTTCCCCGAGCTGCAGGGCATCATGGGTGGCTACTACGCCCGCCATGACGGCCTGAGCGAGGCCGTGGCCTTTGCCATCGAAGACCATTACAAGCCCCGCTTTGCCGGCGACGAGCTGCCGCGCAACGAAGCCGGCCTGGTCGTGGCCCTGGCCGACAAGCTGGAAACCCTGGTGGGCCTGTTTGGCATCGGCCAGCTGCCCACCGGCGACAAGGACCCCTTCGCCCTGCGCCGTCACGCCCTGGGCGTGGTGCGCATGCTCTCCGAGCGCGCCCCCGGCCTGGCGCTGGACGCCTTGATCAACGCGGCCCTGCCGGCCTTCGGTCCCCTGATCCAGGATCCGAGCGCGCCGCTGGCCGATTTCGTCTTCGACCGCCTGGCCGGTTCCCTGCGCGAGCAGGGCTACAGCGCCCAGGAGGTGGACGCCGTGCTGGCCCTGCGCCCGCAGCGCCTGGCCGAGGTGGGCCAGCGCCTGGCAGCGGTGCGCGCCTTTGCGGCCCTGCCCGAGGCAGCCTCGCTGGCCGCGGCCAACAAGCGCATCGGCAACATCCTCAAGAAGGTCGAGACCCCGGTCGAGGCCAAGGTGGACGAGGCCCTGCTGCAGGAAGCCGCCGAGCAGCACCTGGCCACGGCCTTGCGCAATGTGCAGCCCCTGGCGGACGGGCTCTTCCACCGCGCCGAGTACGCCGCCTCGCTGCGCGAGCTGGCCGCGCTCAAGGGCCCGGTGGACGCCTTCTTCGACGGCGTGATGGTCAATGCCGAGGACCCGGCCCTGCGCGCCAACCGCCTGGGCCTGCTCAAGACCCTGCACGAGGCCATGAACCGGGTGGCCGATCTGGCCCGCCTGGCCGCCTGA
- a CDS encoding 1-acyl-sn-glycerol-3-phosphate acyltransferase: MILFYALRSALFMLWMLLTVVPVALVVVLISVFVRGNPVYWTCIFWLRLATYGARYICGVRWRIQGMENLPSAAERTSAVILLSKHQSTWETFAYPSLMTHPLAYVFKRELLYIPFFGWAMARMDMIHIDRSKRSEAWNKVAAQGKRLAALGHWVIMFPEGTRIARGKVGEYKTGGTRLSIETGVPVVPIATTSARCWPRKSFLLRPGVVDISIGKPISPLGREPAEMMREVQAWIEGEMQRLDPEAYAGTAPQPAASRA; encoded by the coding sequence TTGATCCTGTTTTACGCCCTGCGCTCGGCGCTGTTCATGCTGTGGATGCTGCTGACCGTGGTGCCGGTCGCTCTGGTGGTGGTGCTGATCTCGGTCTTCGTGCGCGGCAACCCGGTCTACTGGACCTGCATCTTCTGGCTGCGTCTGGCCACCTATGGCGCCCGCTATATCTGCGGCGTGCGCTGGCGCATCCAGGGCATGGAGAACCTGCCCAGCGCGGCCGAGCGCACCTCGGCCGTGATCCTGCTCTCCAAGCATCAGAGCACCTGGGAGACCTTTGCCTATCCCTCGCTGATGACGCACCCGCTGGCCTATGTGTTCAAGCGCGAGCTGCTCTACATCCCCTTCTTCGGCTGGGCCATGGCGCGCATGGACATGATCCATATCGACCGCAGCAAGCGCAGCGAGGCCTGGAACAAGGTGGCTGCCCAGGGCAAGCGCCTGGCGGCGCTGGGCCACTGGGTCATCATGTTCCCCGAGGGCACCCGCATCGCCCGCGGCAAGGTGGGCGAGTACAAGACCGGCGGCACCCGCCTGTCCATCGAGACCGGCGTGCCCGTGGTGCCCATTGCCACCACCTCGGCCCGCTGCTGGCCGCGCAAGAGCTTTCTGCTGCGCCCGGGCGTGGTGGACATCTCCATCGGCAAGCCCATCTCGCCCCTCGGCCGTGAACCGGCCGAGATGATGCGCGAGGTGCAGGCCTGGATCGAAGGCGAGATGCAGCGCCTGGACCCCGAGGCCTATGCCGGCACCGCGCCGCAGCCGGCTGCCAGCCGGGCCTGA
- the gmhB gene encoding D-glycero-beta-D-manno-heptose 1,7-bisphosphate 7-phosphatase: MPARAEHHGHSMKLVILGRDGTINQYRDDHVKSTDELQPLPGALEAVARLNHAGWHTVMATNQPGIGRGLLDMAALNAVHMRLAQLLAEKGGRLDALFFCPHTPEEGCACRKPLPGLIEQIGERFGVELSGVHMVGASLKDLQTAQAAGCMPHLVRSDRLGRLDEAQLQALVAQVPGTRVHDNLGAFAEHLIQSERRARAEARGEALTPDTSPGDLS, translated from the coding sequence ATGCCCGCCCGCGCCGAGCACCACGGTCACAGCATGAAGCTGGTCATCCTCGGCCGGGACGGCACCATCAACCAGTACCGCGACGACCATGTGAAGTCCACCGACGAGCTCCAGCCCCTGCCCGGCGCGTTGGAGGCGGTGGCGCGGCTCAACCATGCCGGCTGGCACACGGTGATGGCCACCAACCAGCCCGGCATCGGCCGCGGCCTGCTGGACATGGCCGCGCTCAATGCGGTGCATATGCGCCTGGCCCAGCTGCTGGCCGAAAAAGGCGGGCGGCTGGACGCGCTCTTCTTCTGCCCGCACACGCCCGAGGAAGGCTGTGCCTGCCGCAAGCCCCTGCCGGGTTTGATCGAGCAGATTGGCGAGCGCTTCGGCGTGGAGCTGTCCGGCGTTCACATGGTGGGCGCCAGCCTCAAGGACCTGCAGACCGCTCAGGCCGCCGGCTGCATGCCGCATCTGGTGCGCAGCGATCGTCTGGGCCGGCTGGACGAGGCCCAGCTGCAGGCCCTGGTGGCCCAGGTGCCCGGCACCCGGGTGCATGACAATCTGGGGGCTTTTGCCGAGCACCTCATCCAGTCGGAGCGCCGTGCCCGGGCCGAGGCCCGCGGTGAAGCCCTGACCCCCGATACCAGTCCCGGAGACCTCTCTTGA
- the glyQ gene encoding glycine--tRNA ligase subunit alpha, whose translation MLSFQQIILTLQDYWSKQGCALLQPYDMEVGAGTSHTATFLRALGPEPWKAAYVQPSRRPKDGRYGENPNRLQHYYQFQVVLKPAPANILELYLGSLEALGFDLKKNDVRFVEDDWENPTLGCWGLGWEVWLNGMEVTQFTYFQQVGGIDCKPITGEITYGLERLAMYLQGKESVYDLVYTDGLTYGDVFHQNEVEQSTYNFEHSDVDFLLQAFAAHEKQSQLLMGEQLALPAYEQLLKAGHTFNLLDARGAISVTERAAYIGRIRNLARAVAQSYVDSRARLGFPMAPKAWADEVTAQIAKKNEKKAA comes from the coding sequence ATGCTGAGCTTCCAGCAAATCATCCTGACCCTGCAGGACTATTGGTCCAAGCAGGGCTGCGCGCTCCTGCAACCCTATGACATGGAAGTGGGGGCCGGCACCAGCCACACCGCCACCTTCCTGCGCGCCCTGGGTCCGGAGCCCTGGAAGGCCGCCTATGTGCAGCCCAGCCGCCGCCCCAAGGACGGCCGCTATGGCGAGAACCCCAATCGCCTGCAGCACTACTACCAGTTCCAGGTCGTGCTCAAGCCCGCGCCGGCCAATATCCTCGAGCTGTATCTGGGCTCGCTGGAGGCCCTGGGTTTCGATCTCAAGAAGAACGATGTGCGCTTCGTCGAGGACGACTGGGAGAACCCGACGCTGGGCTGCTGGGGCCTGGGCTGGGAGGTCTGGCTCAATGGCATGGAGGTGACCCAGTTCACCTACTTCCAGCAGGTGGGCGGCATCGACTGCAAGCCCATCACCGGCGAGATCACCTACGGCCTGGAACGCCTGGCCATGTATCTGCAGGGCAAGGAATCGGTCTATGACCTGGTCTACACCGACGGCCTCACGTATGGCGACGTGTTCCACCAGAACGAGGTGGAGCAGAGCACCTACAACTTCGAGCACAGCGATGTGGACTTCCTGCTGCAGGCCTTTGCCGCGCACGAGAAGCAGAGCCAGCTGCTGATGGGCGAGCAACTCGCCCTGCCGGCCTATGAGCAGCTGCTCAAGGCCGGCCATACCTTCAATCTGCTGGACGCCCGGGGCGCCATCTCGGTGACCGAGCGCGCCGCCTATATCGGCCGCATCCGCAACCTGGCCCGCGCCGTGGCCCAGAGCTATGTGGACAGCCGCGCCCGCCTGGGCTTCCCCATGGCGCCCAAGGCCTGGGCCGATGAAGTGACCGCCCAGATTGCAAAGAAGAACGAGAAGAAGGCCGCCTGA
- the lnt gene encoding apolipoprotein N-acyltransferase: protein MLRFRYVLLAALAAGLLHTAAFAPLELWWLQVLALAWLAHLSWNAGPRRAALLGGVFGFGWLASGLWWLHISMHQFGGLPWPVAALAVALLAAFLSLYYAGALALAARLRQRSPAWHALTWAACWLLAELGRATLFTGFPWLASGYAHTEGLLAPWAPWIGVYGISALAAGCAAAFAALGRHAWQPAAVAIGLLALGQLLPQNFTRETGLLRVSLVQPAVAQDQKFDPERMQAHLEQLTRQVERAQGQVVVTPESVVPIPAAYLDPGYVQRLQAVGARRPVLLGTFLGNSQDGYVNSLLAFGGSAPYAYGKRHLLPFGEFIPPGFGWFVRAMAIPMDDQARGQHQQSFAVAGQRLRPLICYEDLFGEDFVDSLRGPEAATVLVNVSNLAWFGTVMVLDQHLQFSRMRALEFQRPVVRATNTGATGVVDHRGRTRALLPPARAATLEAPVQGRLGETPYARWLGTLGLLPLFIAALAPLGLAFFMRRR from the coding sequence ATGCTCCGATTCCGTTACGTTCTGCTGGCGGCCCTGGCCGCCGGCCTCTTGCACACGGCGGCTTTTGCGCCGCTGGAACTCTGGTGGCTGCAGGTGCTGGCCCTGGCCTGGCTGGCCCATCTGAGCTGGAATGCCGGTCCGCGCCGGGCCGCCCTGCTGGGCGGGGTCTTCGGCTTCGGCTGGCTGGCCTCGGGCCTGTGGTGGCTGCATATCAGCATGCACCAGTTCGGTGGCCTGCCCTGGCCGGTGGCGGCCCTGGCCGTGGCCTTGCTGGCGGCCTTTCTGAGCCTGTACTACGCCGGGGCCCTGGCCCTGGCGGCGCGCCTGCGCCAGCGCAGCCCCGCCTGGCATGCCCTGACCTGGGCCGCCTGCTGGCTGCTGGCCGAGCTGGGGCGGGCCACCCTGTTCACCGGCTTCCCCTGGCTGGCCAGCGGCTATGCCCATACCGAAGGGCTGCTGGCGCCCTGGGCGCCCTGGATCGGCGTCTATGGCATCAGCGCCCTGGCGGCAGGCTGCGCCGCGGCCTTTGCGGCCCTGGGGCGCCATGCCTGGCAGCCGGCCGCGGTGGCCATCGGCCTGCTGGCCCTGGGCCAGCTGCTGCCGCAGAACTTCACCCGCGAGACCGGCCTGCTGCGCGTCTCCCTGGTGCAGCCGGCCGTGGCCCAGGACCAGAAGTTCGACCCCGAGCGCATGCAGGCCCATCTGGAGCAGCTGACCCGCCAGGTCGAGCGCGCCCAGGGCCAGGTGGTGGTGACGCCCGAATCCGTGGTGCCCATCCCCGCGGCCTATCTTGACCCCGGCTATGTGCAGCGCCTGCAGGCCGTGGGTGCGCGCCGGCCGGTGCTGCTGGGCACCTTTCTGGGCAATAGCCAGGACGGCTATGTGAACTCCCTGCTGGCCTTCGGCGGCAGCGCGCCCTATGCCTATGGCAAGCGCCATCTGCTGCCTTTCGGCGAGTTCATCCCGCCGGGCTTTGGCTGGTTTGTGCGCGCCATGGCCATTCCCATGGATGACCAGGCGCGCGGCCAGCACCAGCAGTCCTTCGCCGTGGCGGGGCAGCGCCTGCGCCCCCTGATCTGCTACGAGGATCTGTTCGGCGAGGACTTCGTGGACAGCCTGCGCGGGCCCGAGGCCGCCACGGTGCTGGTGAATGTGAGCAATCTGGCCTGGTTCGGCACCGTGATGGTGCTGGACCAGCATCTGCAGTTCTCCCGCATGCGGGCCCTGGAGTTCCAGCGCCCGGTGGTGCGTGCCACCAACACCGGGGCCACCGGCGTGGTGGATCATCGGGGTCGCACCCGCGCCCTGCTGCCGCCGGCCCGCGCCGCCACCCTGGAGGCCCCGGTGCAGGGGCGCCTGGGCGAGACGCCTTATGCCCGCTGGCTGGGCACGCTGGGCCTGCTGCCGCTCTTCATCGCCGCCCTGGCCCCCCTGGGTCTGGCGTTCTTCATGCGGCGGCGGTAA
- the hslV gene encoding ATP-dependent protease subunit HslV yields MDSSSSQQQTPVYHGTTIVSVRRNGQVAIGGDGQVTLGHIVVKSSARKVRKLYREQVLAGFAGATADAFTLFERFEAKLEKHQGHLVRAAVELTRDWRTDRVLRRLEAMLAVADRTASLIITGNGDVLEPEQGIVAIGSGGAYAQAAAKALLNHSELGAADIVKQSLTIAGEICIYTNLNHTIETLD; encoded by the coding sequence ATGGATTCCTCTTCCTCCCAACAGCAGACGCCGGTGTATCACGGCACCACCATCGTCTCGGTGCGGCGCAACGGCCAGGTGGCCATTGGCGGCGACGGCCAGGTGACGCTGGGCCATATCGTCGTCAAGTCCAGCGCGCGCAAGGTGCGCAAGCTCTACCGCGAGCAGGTGCTGGCCGGCTTTGCCGGCGCCACGGCCGATGCCTTCACGCTCTTCGAGCGCTTCGAGGCCAAGCTGGAGAAGCACCAGGGCCATCTGGTGCGGGCCGCCGTGGAGCTGACCCGCGACTGGCGCACCGACCGCGTGCTGCGCCGCCTGGAGGCCATGCTGGCCGTGGCCGACCGCACGGCCTCGCTGATCATCACAGGCAACGGCGATGTGCTGGAGCCCGAGCAGGGGATCGTGGCCATCGGCTCGGGCGGCGCCTACGCCCAGGCCGCCGCCAAGGCCCTGCTCAACCACAGCGAGCTCGGCGCGGCCGATATCGTGAAGCAGTCCCTCACCATTGCCGGCGAGATCTGCATCTACACCAATCTGAACCACACCATCGAGACGCTGGACTGA
- the dksA gene encoding RNA polymerase-binding protein DksA yields MPESEYMNDKQIEFFRAKLNELKEGVLSNAGETTEHLREDTSIVPDPADRATIEEEHALELRTRDRERKLLKKIMQSLARLDSGEYGYCDETGEPIGLGRLIARPTATLSLEAQQRRELKQKMFGD; encoded by the coding sequence ATGCCCGAGTCGGAGTACATGAACGACAAGCAGATCGAGTTCTTCCGTGCCAAGCTCAATGAGCTCAAGGAAGGCGTGCTGTCGAATGCCGGCGAGACCACCGAGCACCTGCGCGAGGACACCTCCATCGTCCCCGATCCGGCCGACCGCGCCACCATCGAGGAAGAGCATGCCCTGGAGCTGCGCACCCGCGACCGCGAGCGCAAGCTGCTCAAGAAGATCATGCAGTCCCTGGCCCGCCTGGACAGCGGCGAGTACGGCTACTGCGACGAGACCGGCGAGCCCATCGGCCTGGGCCGGCTGATCGCCCGCCCCACCGCCACGCTCTCGCTGGAAGCCCAGCAGCGCCGCGAGCTCAAGCAGAAGATGTTCGGGGACTGA
- a CDS encoding HlyC/CorC family transporter: protein MLDFLHPGPDSTSELIETLAEAEQRELIAPESRQMLEGVLHMAELSAGDVMVAAPRMDLLDIESPYEELLAQVIRAGHSRFPVFEGQRENIIGILLAKDLLKLQRAPELNLRALLRPIVFVPESKNLNELLRDFRSNRNHLAIVIDEFGNTAGLVTIEDVLEEIVGEIEDEFDDKDGVSGIYTLADGSQRVAGDAGIAAVNQAFGTSLPEDEFDTIGGLVAHEHGRVPRRGEAPEVGGLLFSVMLTRGGAVRWFKVTRAAPQDA from the coding sequence ATGCTGGACTTCCTGCATCCGGGCCCGGACTCCACCAGCGAGCTGATCGAAACCCTGGCCGAGGCCGAGCAGCGCGAGCTGATCGCGCCCGAGTCGCGGCAGATGCTGGAAGGCGTGCTGCACATGGCCGAGCTCTCGGCCGGCGATGTGATGGTGGCGGCGCCGCGCATGGACCTGCTGGACATCGAGTCGCCCTACGAGGAGCTGCTTGCCCAGGTCATACGCGCCGGCCATTCGCGCTTCCCGGTCTTCGAGGGCCAGCGCGAGAACATCATCGGCATCCTGCTGGCCAAGGACCTGCTCAAGCTGCAGCGCGCGCCCGAGCTGAATCTGCGCGCCCTGCTGCGGCCCATCGTCTTTGTGCCGGAAAGCAAGAATCTCAACGAGCTGCTGCGCGATTTCCGCTCCAACCGCAATCACCTGGCCATCGTGATCGACGAGTTCGGCAACACCGCCGGCCTGGTCACCATCGAGGATGTGCTGGAGGAAATCGTCGGCGAGATCGAGGACGAGTTCGACGACAAGGACGGGGTCTCCGGCATCTACACCCTGGCCGACGGCAGCCAGCGCGTGGCCGGCGATGCCGGGATCGCGGCGGTGAACCAGGCCTTCGGGACCAGTCTGCCCGAGGACGAGTTCGACACCATTGGCGGCCTGGTCGCCCATGAGCACGGTCGGGTGCCGCGCCGGGGCGAGGCCCCGGAGGTGGGCGGCCTGCTGTTCTCGGTGATGCTGACCCGGGGTGGGGCGGTGCGCTGGTTCAAGGTCACGCGCGCTGCGCCCCAAGACGCCTGA
- a CDS encoding GTP-binding protein, whose protein sequence is MSSTSSPGLIPATILTGFLGSGKTTLLKRVLSEAHGQKIAVIENEFGEENIDNDILVADTNEQIIQMSNGCVCCTIREDLRTTLGELAAKRRRGELDFERVVIETTGLADPGPVAQTFFMDDEIAESYLLDSILTLVDAKHAEEQLNTRQEARRQIGFADQIFISKTDLVDEAATEALAHRIKHMNPRAPQQRVHFGNVDIASVFDLRGFNLNAKLEIDPDFLNADADAHEHHHHHDHDHEHGEHCDHPHHHHHDDDVKSFVFRSDKPFNPAKLEDFLGAIVQVYGPKMLRYKGVLHMKGTDKKVIFQGVHQLMGSDLGPKWLPNEKKQSKMVFIGIDLPKDILLQGLEGCLA, encoded by the coding sequence ATGTCATCGACCAGTTCCCCGGGCCTGATTCCCGCCACCATCCTCACCGGCTTCCTGGGCTCGGGCAAGACCACCCTGCTCAAGCGCGTGCTCTCCGAAGCCCATGGCCAGAAGATCGCCGTGATCGAGAACGAGTTCGGCGAGGAGAACATCGACAACGACATCCTGGTGGCCGACACCAACGAGCAGATCATCCAGATGAGCAATGGCTGCGTCTGCTGCACCATCCGCGAGGATCTGCGCACCACCCTCGGCGAGCTGGCCGCCAAGCGCCGCCGCGGCGAGCTGGACTTCGAGCGCGTGGTGATCGAGACCACCGGCCTGGCCGACCCCGGCCCCGTGGCCCAGACCTTCTTCATGGATGACGAGATCGCCGAGAGCTATCTGCTGGACTCCATCCTGACCCTGGTGGACGCCAAGCATGCCGAGGAGCAGCTCAACACCCGCCAGGAAGCGCGCCGCCAGATCGGCTTCGCCGACCAGATCTTCATCAGCAAGACCGATCTGGTGGACGAGGCCGCCACCGAGGCCCTGGCCCACCGCATCAAGCACATGAATCCGCGCGCGCCCCAGCAGCGCGTCCACTTCGGGAATGTGGACATTGCCAGCGTCTTCGACCTGCGCGGCTTCAACCTCAATGCCAAGCTGGAGATCGACCCCGACTTCCTGAACGCGGACGCCGACGCGCACGAGCATCACCACCACCATGATCACGACCATGAGCATGGCGAGCACTGCGACCACCCGCACCATCACCACCATGACGATGACGTGAAGTCCTTCGTCTTCCGCTCCGACAAGCCCTTCAACCCGGCCAAGCTGGAAGACTTCCTGGGCGCCATCGTGCAGGTCTACGGCCCCAAGATGCTGCGCTACAAGGGCGTGCTGCACATGAAGGGCACCGACAAGAAGGTGATCTTCCAGGGCGTGCACCAGCTGATGGGCTCGGACCTGGGCCCGAAATGGCTGCCGAACGAGAAAAAGCAGAGCAAAATGGTTTTCATCGGGATCGACCTGCCCAAGGACATCCTCTTGCAAGGCCTGGAAGGCTGCCTCGCCTGA
- a CDS encoding IS481 family transposase, with translation MNSHKHARLTYARRVEMVRQMTAEGLSAPAAAAAQGVTAPTARKWLGRYLAGGEAALADASSRPTHSPRAIAPAKALLIVELRRRRMLQSSIARSVGVSAATVSRVLARAGLSKLSDLEPTEPVVRYEREAPGELLHIDTKKLGRIVRPSHRVTGNRRDSVDGAGWETLFVAIDDHARLAFTAMHPDEKKAQAVQFLKNAVAYYARMGVTVQRLLTDNGAAFRSREFRQACVELGIKHSFTKPYTPKTNGKAERFIQTALREWAYGWTYQSSAQRTAALAHWQHHYNCHRPHSGIGGVPPICRLSASRNNVLTLHN, from the coding sequence ATGAACAGCCATAAGCATGCCCGACTTACCTACGCCCGCCGAGTCGAGATGGTCAGGCAGATGACCGCGGAAGGTCTCAGCGCCCCAGCAGCGGCTGCAGCGCAAGGCGTGACGGCCCCGACGGCCAGGAAGTGGCTCGGCCGCTATTTGGCCGGCGGTGAAGCCGCCTTGGCTGATGCCTCTTCGCGTCCCACGCACTCACCCAGAGCCATCGCTCCAGCCAAGGCGTTGCTCATCGTCGAGTTGCGCCGCCGCCGAATGCTGCAGTCCAGCATCGCCCGCAGCGTGGGCGTCTCGGCCGCCACTGTCAGCCGTGTGCTGGCTCGTGCTGGACTGTCCAAGCTCAGCGACCTGGAGCCGACTGAGCCCGTGGTGCGCTACGAGCGCGAGGCGCCGGGCGAGCTGCTGCACATCGACACCAAGAAGCTCGGGCGCATCGTGCGCCCGAGCCATCGCGTCACAGGTAATCGACGCGACTCGGTGGACGGTGCGGGCTGGGAGACGCTGTTCGTGGCCATTGACGATCACGCACGACTGGCCTTCACGGCCATGCATCCGGACGAGAAGAAAGCCCAGGCGGTGCAGTTCTTGAAGAATGCCGTGGCGTACTACGCCAGGATGGGCGTCACGGTCCAGCGGCTGCTCACCGACAACGGCGCGGCATTCCGCTCGCGAGAGTTCCGCCAGGCCTGCGTCGAACTCGGCATCAAGCACAGCTTCACGAAGCCCTACACGCCCAAAACCAACGGCAAGGCCGAGCGCTTCATCCAGACCGCGCTCCGTGAATGGGCCTACGGCTGGACGTACCAGAGCTCGGCTCAACGCACGGCGGCCCTTGCCCATTGGCAGCATCACTACAACTGCCACCGACCGCACAGCGGCATCGGCGGCGTCCCGCCTATCTGCAGACTAAGTGCCTCAAGAAACAACGTCTTGACGCTTCACAACTAG